The Cellulophaga sp. L1A9 genome window below encodes:
- a CDS encoding Crp/Fnr family transcriptional regulator, which translates to MNTACESCFNTNCLINRNTSSEQVALFSTIKTEITCKKGQQFIIEGAPVNGLFFILKGKVKVYRTGIHGKEQIVRFAKEGEIIGHRGFGTEEYYSIGAIALEHTELCYFSKETLQKALKSNASFAYDLMLFYADELNRSEAKVKSISQMTVRERVVDTLLYIHRKFKDYNGFLNLALSRREYADYAGTTEEQVIRIFSSLKKENLIHTKGKKVGITNVDLLKKEISEHNFYLDL; encoded by the coding sequence TTGAATACTGCTTGCGAAAGTTGTTTCAACACTAATTGTCTGATCAATAGAAATACTTCTTCAGAGCAAGTAGCGCTATTTTCTACTATAAAAACAGAAATTACTTGTAAAAAAGGGCAACAGTTCATTATTGAGGGAGCACCCGTCAATGGGCTCTTCTTTATATTAAAAGGTAAGGTTAAGGTATATAGGACAGGAATACACGGTAAGGAACAAATTGTTCGTTTTGCAAAAGAAGGAGAAATTATTGGGCACCGGGGTTTTGGTACTGAAGAATATTATTCCATAGGGGCTATAGCGCTAGAACATACGGAGCTTTGTTATTTCTCTAAAGAAACATTACAAAAAGCCCTAAAGAGTAATGCTAGTTTTGCCTATGATTTAATGCTTTTTTATGCCGATGAATTGAATAGAAGTGAAGCAAAAGTCAAATCTATTTCACAAATGACGGTAAGGGAACGCGTGGTAGATACCTTATTATATATCCACAGAAAATTTAAAGATTACAACGGATTTTTAAATCTTGCCTTAAGTAGAAGAGAGTATGCAGATTATGCAGGCACAACAGAAGAACAAGTCATTCGTATATTTTCAAGCTTAAAAAAAGAAAATCTCATCCATACAAAAGGTAAAAAAGTAGGCATTACTAATGTAGACCTACTCAAAAAAGAAATCTCGGAGCATAACTTCTATCTGGATTTATAG
- a CDS encoding MFS transporter has product MNNTTSNKATKLNFRDFKSIQMKTFWITSLAFFLCFFAWFGIVPFMPDVVKDLGLSPSQKWNSIILAVSGTVFARLAVGKLCDKYGPRLCYTYLLVFGAIPVILLGFVQTPMQFLVCRFFIGFIGASFVITQFHTSIMFAPNIVGTANATSAGWGNLGGGANRLGMPLIAAAVVGFGVADEIAWRYSMVIAGLLCLAMGFVYYSFTKDTPDGNFAELKEKGEMPILKKDEASFASVLKDYRVWILFLVYAACFGIELTVYGTMDDYLQNRFGLERSFAGNLVLSFALMNIFARTLGGYFGDKFGNSKGLRGRVIFLAVILAAEGIMLSFFSMTISLAVGMIFLIAFSLTVQMAEGATFSVVPFINKKAIGSISGIVGAGGNVGAFFAALLLKSKSAIAESSAISANSNLGEEAVKAAQTLASASAVSAGYFVIGGCILVASLLSLAIKFATSEETVPSEKLNIQLADK; this is encoded by the coding sequence ATGAATAATACGACATCAAATAAAGCAACGAAACTAAACTTCCGTGATTTTAAGAGTATTCAAATGAAGACATTTTGGATTACGTCATTAGCATTCTTTCTTTGCTTTTTTGCTTGGTTTGGGATCGTTCCTTTTATGCCAGATGTAGTTAAAGATTTAGGCTTGAGTCCGTCTCAAAAATGGAACTCAATTATATTAGCCGTTTCAGGAACGGTGTTTGCACGTTTGGCTGTTGGTAAATTATGTGATAAATACGGACCAAGGTTGTGTTATACCTATTTATTGGTGTTTGGTGCAATTCCGGTAATATTACTGGGTTTTGTGCAAACCCCTATGCAGTTTTTGGTATGTAGGTTTTTTATAGGTTTTATAGGAGCATCTTTTGTAATTACACAATTTCATACATCTATTATGTTTGCTCCTAATATTGTAGGTACTGCAAATGCAACTTCTGCGGGTTGGGGAAATTTAGGAGGTGGAGCTAACCGTTTAGGGATGCCCTTAATTGCTGCGGCAGTTGTTGGTTTTGGTGTGGCAGATGAAATTGCTTGGCGTTACTCTATGGTTATAGCAGGTCTTTTGTGCCTTGCAATGGGTTTTGTTTATTACTCCTTTACAAAGGATACGCCCGACGGAAATTTTGCGGAATTGAAAGAAAAAGGTGAAATGCCTATTTTGAAAAAAGATGAGGCATCTTTTGCTAGTGTATTAAAAGATTATAGAGTTTGGATATTATTTTTAGTCTATGCTGCTTGTTTCGGAATTGAATTAACCGTGTATGGGACTATGGATGACTATCTTCAAAATAGATTTGGTTTAGAAAGATCGTTCGCAGGAAATTTAGTATTGTCTTTTGCTTTAATGAATATTTTTGCCCGTACTCTTGGAGGTTATTTTGGAGATAAATTTGGAAATAGTAAAGGCTTGCGAGGTCGTGTAATTTTCTTAGCAGTTATTTTAGCTGCCGAAGGAATAATGCTGTCTTTCTTTTCTATGACAATAAGTCTCGCTGTAGGGATGATTTTTTTGATAGCTTTTAGCTTAACGGTGCAAATGGCAGAAGGAGCAACATTTTCTGTGGTTCCATTTATTAATAAAAAAGCAATAGGTTCTATTTCGGGGATTGTTGGTGCAGGGGGGAATGTAGGAGCATTTTTTGCAGCCTTATTATTAAAGTCAAAATCTGCTATTGCAGAAAGTAGCGCTATTTCAGCAAACAGTAATCTGGGCGAAGAAGCTGTAAAAGCAGCGCAAACATTAGCTTCCGCTTCTGCAGTTTCGGCAGGATACTTTGTGATTGGGGGTTGCATTTTAGTTGCGTCTTTATTGTCATTAGCGATAAAATTTGCCACTTCAGAGGAGACTGTTCCTTCAGAAAAATTAAATATTCAATTAGCAGATAAATAA